The following proteins come from a genomic window of Verrucomicrobiota bacterium:
- the thrC gene encoding threonine synthase encodes MSKTFFNELKCRECGRPYPKKAIHVCEYDFGPLEANYDYDLIKSHLSRALIESRPLSMWRYRELLPIDGDPTVGTKVGFTPLVEAKNLAQRLGIKKLYIKNDTVNYPTLSFKDRVVSVALSRARELGFDVVACASTGNLANSVAANAAASGMKSYVLIPADLEQGKVLGSLVYGTNVIGIHGAYDQVNRLCSEIAGKYNWGFVNVNLRPYYAEGSKTMGYEIQEQLGWRIPRHTVVCMASGSLLTKIHKSFKEFTKLGLVNESPFTIHGAQATGCAPIAHAFKENTDIIKPVKEPKTIAKSLAIGTPADGYYAIHTMRETGGSCEDATDPEIIEGIRMLAECEGIFAETAGGVTVACAKKLIDSGKIPRDEEAVLCITGNGLKTQEAILGKCGEPRLIKPSLSEFEQQIYAPDFHQTSPEKK; translated from the coding sequence ATGAGCAAAACATTTTTTAACGAACTAAAATGCCGCGAGTGCGGACGCCCCTACCCCAAAAAGGCCATTCACGTCTGCGAATATGATTTCGGCCCACTGGAAGCTAATTACGACTACGACCTGATCAAGTCCCACTTGTCGCGTGCATTAATCGAGTCCCGTCCGCTGTCCATGTGGCGTTACCGGGAATTACTCCCGATCGATGGGGATCCCACAGTCGGCACAAAAGTCGGATTCACCCCGCTGGTCGAGGCCAAAAACCTCGCGCAACGCCTGGGTATTAAAAAGCTGTATATCAAAAACGATACCGTTAATTACCCCACCCTCTCATTCAAAGACCGCGTGGTCTCCGTGGCCTTGAGCCGTGCGCGTGAGCTGGGCTTCGACGTGGTCGCTTGTGCTTCTACCGGGAACCTTGCAAATTCAGTCGCTGCCAATGCTGCGGCCTCAGGCATGAAAAGTTATGTCCTCATTCCTGCCGACCTGGAACAAGGCAAAGTGCTGGGATCCCTCGTTTACGGTACGAATGTCATTGGTATCCATGGTGCCTACGACCAGGTCAACCGCCTTTGCTCGGAAATTGCCGGGAAATATAACTGGGGTTTCGTCAATGTGAACCTGCGCCCGTATTATGCGGAAGGCTCAAAAACCATGGGTTATGAAATCCAAGAGCAGCTCGGGTGGCGTATCCCCCGCCACACAGTCGTCTGTATGGCCAGTGGTTCACTCCTGACCAAAATCCATAAAAGCTTTAAGGAATTTACCAAACTCGGATTAGTCAATGAATCACCTTTTACGATCCATGGTGCCCAAGCCACCGGCTGCGCCCCCATCGCTCATGCTTTCAAGGAAAATACCGATATTATCAAGCCGGTGAAGGAACCTAAAACAATCGCCAAATCACTGGCGATCGGAACCCCTGCTGACGGTTATTATGCGATCCACACGATGAGGGAAACGGGTGGGTCCTGTGAAGATGCCACCGATCCTGAAATCATTGAGGGAATCCGTATGCTTGCCGAATGTGAAGGTATCTTCGCTGAAACAGCGGGCGGGGTCACCGTCGCCTGTGCGAAAAAACTCATCGACTCAGGTAAAATCCCGCGCGATGAAGAAGCCGTGCTTTGTATCACAGGTAACGGTCTCAAAACTCAGGAAGCGATTCTGGGTAAATGTGGCGAACCACGTTTGATCAAACCGAGCCTGTCGGAATTCGAGCAACAAATTTACGCACCGGACTTTCATCAGACCTCACCCGAAAAAAAATAA